The following proteins are co-located in the Apium graveolens cultivar Ventura chromosome 5, ASM990537v1, whole genome shotgun sequence genome:
- the LOC141660581 gene encoding LOW QUALITY PROTEIN: beta-fructofuranosidase, insoluble isoenzyme 3-like (The sequence of the model RefSeq protein was modified relative to this genomic sequence to represent the inferred CDS: inserted 1 base in 1 codon), whose amino-acid sequence MAEASSWNYIFFFLPIFLLNINGVDSTHRVFPELQSLSAVSVKLLHRTGYHFQPPKHWINDPNGPLFYKGXYHLFYQYNPKGAVWGNIVWAHSVSKDLINWIALDPAIFPSKPFDKYGCWSGSATILPGDKPVILYTGIVSPAPENAQVQNYAVPANYSDPFLRKWVKPDNNPLVGVHKENPTAFRDPTTAWFDGGHWNMLIGSSRKQRGIAYLYRSRDFMKWTKAPHPLHTKADSGMWECPDFYPVAPKSKDGLDTSKMGRSIKHVLKVSLNSTRYEYYTIGRYNRVKDRYVPDNTSVDSWAGLRYDYGNFYASKTFFDPIKKRRILWGWANESDSQHDDVQKGWAGIQLIPRRIWLDSNGRQLVQWPIEEVEGLRGENVQMRNQKLNVGDYVEVTGITAAQADVDATFSFKSLDKAEPFDPKWTNLDAQDVCDLMGSTIKGGLGPFGILTLASLKLEEYTPVFFRIFKAEEKLKVLMCSDAKRSSLAEGLYKPSLAGFVDIDLSDNKISLRSLIDNSAVESFGAQGKTCISSRVYPTKAIYNNAHLFIFNNGTEPITVDSLDAWSMKPPSKMNED is encoded by the exons ATGGCTGAAGCCTCTTCTTGGAACTATATTTTTTTCTTTCTACCAATCTTCTTGTTAAATATAAATGGCGTGGATTCAACCCACAGAGTCTTTCCGGAGCTTCAATCTCTTTCCGCTGTCAGTGTCAAGTTATTGCACAGAACTGGCTATCACTTTCAGCCTCCAAAACATTGGATCAACG ATCCAAATG GACCGTTGTTCTACAAAG TATACCATCTGTTTTATCAGTACAATCCCAAAGGTGCTGTCTGGGGAAACATTGTATGGGCTCACTCTGTTTCGAAAGACTTGATTAATTGGATTGCACTTGACCCTGCAATTTTCCCATCTAAACCATTTGATAAATACGGATGCTGGTCGGGATCAGCTACTATTCTTCCCGGAGACAAACCTGTCATACTATACACTGGTATTGTATCCCCTGCACCTGAAAATGCCCAAGTCCAAAACTATGCTGTTCCTGCTAATTATTCGGATCCTTTTCTTCGTAAATGGGTAAAACCAGACAACAATCCACTGGTTGGCGTCCATAAGGAAAACCCCACCGCATTTCGTGATCCAACTACTGCATGGTTTGATGGTGGCCACTGGAACATGCTGATTGGTAGTAGCAGAAAACAGAGAGGAATTGCCTATTTATACAGAAGCAGAGATTTCATGAAATGGACAAAGGCCCCTCATCCTTTACATACTAAAGCTGACTCAGGAATGTGGGAATGTCCAGATTTTTATCCGGTGGCTCCTAAAAGTAAGGACGGGTTGGATACTTCCAAAATGGGCAGGAGTATTAAACATGTGCTGAAGGTTAGTTTGAATTCAACTAGATATGAGTACTACACAATTGGAAGATATAACCGCGTCAAGGATAGGTATGTTCCGGATAACACATCAGTTGATAGTTGGGCAGGATTGAGATATGATTATGGTAACTTTTATGCTTCAAAAACATTCTTTGATCCAATCAAAAAGCGAAGGATCTTGTGGGGTTGGGCTAATGAGTCAGATAGTCAGCATGATGATGTTCAAAAGGGCTGGGCTGGAATTCAG CTAATTCCGAGAAGAATTTGGCTGGACTCAAATGGAAGACAATTAGTCCAGTGGCCAATTGAAGAAGTAGAAGGACTGAGAGGAGAAAATGTACAAATGAGAAATCAAAAACTCAATGTTGGAGATTATGTTGAAGTCACGGGAATAACAGCTGCACAG GCCGATGTTGATGCAACATTTTCATTTAAGAGCTTGGACAAAGCCGAGCCATTTGATCCTAAATGGACAAACCTAGACGCTCAAGATGTTTGCGACCTGATGGGATCAACCATCAAGGGAGGTCTTGGACCATTTGGTATATTGACATTGGCTTCACTAAAGTTAGAAGAGTATACTCCTGTCTTTTTTAGAATATTTAAGGCTGAAGAGAAGCTTAAAGTTTTGATGTGTTCTGATGCAAAACG GTCCTCTTTGGCCGAGGGACTGTACAAGCCCTCACTTGCAGGATTTGTCGATATTGATTTAAGTGATAACAAGATTTCTCTTAGAAGTTTG ATTGACAATTCAGCGGTGGAAAGTTTTGGTGCTCAAGGAAAAACATGCATATCATCAAGGGTTTATCCAACAAAGGCAATTTATAACAATGCTCATTTATTTATATTCAACAATGGAACAGAACCGATCACTGTAGATAGCTTGGATGCTTGGAGCATGAAGCCTCCTTCAAAGATGAACGAAGATTGA